The following are from one region of the Cystobacter ferrugineus genome:
- a CDS encoding sensor histidine kinase, with amino-acid sequence MSELERTFLVDAPPSRPLSILLLEDSALDAQLISSRFEEAGIDVRLERVDNKAGFTRALEGCPFDLILSDYNVPGFDGLAALSAARSACPDTPFVFVSGALGEERAIELLKRGATDYVLKDRLERLVPCVTRALREAEGELRRKRAEEALRKSEERYALAIRATSDAIWDWDLEADFVQWNDTLPQVFGYALEHFGTHPDQWAERIHPEEREQVLQGIRGAIASSAEHWTAEYRFLRADGSWRHVLDRGYIVREPGGRPVRMVGAMQDISERKRTEEERQRLLQEAHRRAEFEQQLMGIVSHDLRNPLSAILMAGTLLLRHQDTQPWQARTAARIVSSAERAHRMIRDLLDFTQARLGGGIPVSPAPLDLHELAAQVVEEARTAHPGRELLLLRTGDGQGRWDADRIAQVLSNILGNALRHGLDGTPVRIETEGLEAQVLMRVHNQGAPIPSELLPHLFEPLTRGGTRPGHSDRSIGLGLYIVRQIVLAHGGSVEVHSTADEGTTFTVRLPRLVSARPASTHEAPST; translated from the coding sequence GTGAGCGAACTCGAGAGAACCTTCCTGGTGGATGCTCCCCCCTCCAGGCCCCTGTCGATCCTCCTGCTGGAGGACAGCGCGCTGGATGCGCAGCTCATCTCCTCGCGTTTCGAGGAGGCGGGGATCGACGTGCGGCTGGAGCGCGTGGACAACAAGGCCGGGTTCACACGGGCACTCGAGGGGTGCCCCTTTGATCTCATCCTCTCCGACTACAACGTCCCGGGCTTCGACGGTCTGGCCGCGCTGAGTGCCGCCCGGAGCGCCTGTCCGGACACGCCCTTCGTCTTCGTCTCCGGCGCGCTGGGCGAGGAGCGGGCCATCGAGCTGCTCAAGCGCGGGGCCACGGACTACGTCCTCAAGGACCGGTTGGAGCGGCTCGTGCCGTGCGTGACGCGGGCCCTGCGCGAGGCGGAGGGGGAGCTGCGGCGCAAGCGCGCCGAGGAGGCCCTGCGCAAGTCCGAGGAGCGCTACGCGCTGGCCATCCGGGCGACCTCCGATGCCATCTGGGATTGGGATCTGGAGGCGGACTTCGTGCAGTGGAACGACACGCTCCCGCAGGTGTTCGGCTACGCCCTCGAGCACTTCGGCACTCATCCCGACCAGTGGGCCGAGCGCATCCACCCCGAGGAGCGCGAGCAGGTGCTCCAGGGCATTCGCGGCGCCATCGCCTCGAGCGCGGAGCACTGGACGGCGGAATACCGCTTCCTGCGCGCGGACGGCTCCTGGCGCCATGTGCTGGATCGCGGCTACATCGTCCGGGAGCCCGGCGGCAGGCCCGTGCGCATGGTGGGCGCCATGCAGGACATCTCCGAGCGCAAGCGCACCGAGGAGGAACGGCAACGGCTGCTCCAGGAGGCCCACCGCCGGGCCGAGTTCGAGCAGCAGCTCATGGGCATCGTCAGCCATGATCTGCGCAACCCCTTGAGCGCCATCCTCATGGCCGGCACGCTGCTGCTGCGCCACCAGGACACCCAGCCCTGGCAGGCCAGGACGGCCGCCCGCATCGTGTCCTCGGCGGAGCGCGCCCACCGGATGATCCGGGATCTGCTCGACTTCACCCAGGCCCGTCTGGGCGGTGGCATCCCCGTGAGCCCCGCGCCGTTGGACCTTCACGAGCTCGCGGCCCAGGTGGTGGAGGAGGCCCGCACGGCCCACCCCGGGCGCGAGCTGCTGCTCCTCCGCACGGGCGATGGGCAGGGACGCTGGGACGCGGATCGCATCGCCCAGGTGCTCTCCAACATCCTCGGCAACGCCCTGCGCCACGGCTTGGATGGCACCCCGGTGCGCATCGAGACGGAGGGGCTGGAGGCACAGGTGCTCATGCGGGTGCACAACCAGGGCGCGCCCATTCCCTCGGAGCTGCTGCCGCACCTCTTCGAGCCCCTCACGCGCGGCGGCACGCGGCCCGGGCACTCCGATCGGAGCATCGGCCTGGGGTTGTACATCGTGCGGCAGATCGTCCTGGCGCACGGGGGCAGCGTGGAGGTCCACTCCACGGCCGACGAGGGCACCACGTTCACCGTCCGCCTGCCCCGGCTCGTCAGCGCGCGGCCGGCTTCCACCCACGAGGCACCTTCGACATGA